In the Leptolyngbya sp. 'hensonii' genome, one interval contains:
- a CDS encoding metal-sensitive transcriptional regulator: MTISKPVSDLTSDASNLEKIAAASDHSHPHDPHNHEDHEPASASSHHTHVHNEDSQRRIVNRLSRVEGHIRGIKAMVQRSENCPDVLIQIAAVRGALDRIARMILDEHLTQCIVRAAAEGNIEEELEELKTALDRFLPRDKPPGKKLDQPK, encoded by the coding sequence ATGACCATCTCCAAGCCGGTCAGTGATTTGACTTCAGATGCATCCAATCTCGAAAAGATTGCCGCCGCTTCAGACCACTCCCACCCTCATGACCCTCACAATCATGAGGATCACGAGCCTGCATCTGCGTCCTCTCATCACACCCATGTTCACAACGAAGATTCTCAACGCCGGATCGTCAATCGCCTCTCTCGGGTTGAAGGGCATATCCGGGGAATTAAGGCTATGGTGCAGCGGAGCGAAAACTGCCCTGATGTCCTGATCCAGATTGCTGCTGTTCGGGGAGCGCTGGATCGCATTGCCCGGATGATCCTGGACGAACACCTGACGCAATGTATTGTACGGGCAGCTGCCGAGGGCAATATCGAGGAGGAACTGGAGGAACTGAAAACTGCCCTCGATCGGTTCTTGCCTAGGGACAAACCCCCCGGCAAAAAATTGGACCAACCCAAGTAG
- a CDS encoding SDR family oxidoreductase: MKAFVAGATGETGRRIVAELVQRQIPVRALVRNLEQARLLLPAEAELVQGDVLHLESLNAALGDCNVVLCAIGARPSLDPTGPYKVDFEGTKNLIDVSKARGIKQFVLVTSLCVSQIFHPLNLFWLILIWKKQAEEYLKKSDLTFTIVRPGGLKNEDNDWPILMGAADSLSEGSISRTKVAQVCVEALVQPTARNRIVEIVATAEAPQKSLAALFAGV; encoded by the coding sequence ATGAAAGCATTTGTAGCGGGGGCAACCGGTGAAACAGGACGGCGAATTGTGGCAGAGCTGGTACAACGCCAGATCCCGGTACGAGCCCTGGTCAGGAATTTAGAGCAGGCTAGACTACTGCTCCCAGCGGAAGCAGAGTTAGTCCAGGGAGACGTTCTGCATTTAGAGAGCCTGAATGCAGCTCTGGGGGATTGTAATGTGGTTCTTTGCGCGATTGGAGCCAGACCCAGCCTTGATCCCACCGGACCTTACAAAGTGGACTTTGAAGGGACCAAAAACTTAATTGATGTGTCTAAGGCCAGAGGGATCAAACAGTTTGTCCTGGTCACGTCGCTGTGCGTCTCGCAGATTTTCCATCCCCTCAACCTGTTCTGGCTGATTCTGATCTGGAAGAAGCAGGCCGAAGAGTATCTAAAGAAAAGTGATCTGACCTTTACGATCGTCCGTCCTGGTGGTCTCAAGAATGAGGATAATGATTGGCCCATCCTGATGGGTGCAGCAGATTCTCTATCGGAAGGGAGCATTTCCCGCACCAAGGTTGCTCAGGTCTGTGTAGAAGCCCTGGTACAGCCGACAGCCCGGAATCGCATCGTGGAGATTGTCGCCACGGCTGAGGCTCCCCAGAAATCCCTGGCCGCATTGTTTGCTGGGGTGTAA
- a CDS encoding DUF1997 domain-containing protein gives MQSSVQSQIESHQISEALLNVMTGDADNDTLILAEAARVSEPVRFQSQFIDSMEMSADAGTVAQYLDEHQNWFRRCAHPMKAEPLGCYGYALVIGRYGSFGYEVEPKIGLNLLPQEQGVYRIETIPIPGYTAPGYDVDFKATMELVEVASADAQAGTPTVTRVEWQLDLMVTIQFPRFIYALPLSVIQSTGDHLLRQVVRQVSRRLTYKVLQDFHNSHGLPMPKGQKRKWFTA, from the coding sequence ATGCAATCCAGTGTACAATCGCAGATCGAGTCTCATCAGATATCAGAAGCGCTCTTGAATGTTATGACAGGAGATGCGGATAATGACACTCTGATCCTTGCAGAAGCTGCCAGAGTGAGCGAGCCTGTTCGGTTTCAGAGCCAGTTTATTGATTCCATGGAGATGTCTGCGGATGCGGGTACAGTAGCCCAGTATCTGGATGAACATCAGAATTGGTTCCGCCGCTGTGCCCATCCAATGAAGGCTGAGCCGCTCGGGTGCTATGGATATGCACTGGTGATCGGGCGCTATGGTTCTTTTGGCTATGAAGTTGAGCCCAAAATTGGCCTGAATCTGCTGCCGCAGGAGCAAGGCGTCTACCGGATTGAGACGATTCCTATTCCTGGTTATACAGCTCCGGGCTACGACGTGGACTTCAAAGCCACTATGGAACTGGTGGAGGTCGCTTCAGCCGATGCCCAGGCAGGGACCCCGACAGTGACCCGCGTTGAATGGCAACTGGATCTCATGGTGACGATTCAATTTCCTCGATTTATCTACGCCCTGCCTCTGTCAGTCATCCAGAGTACGGGAGACCATCTCTTGCGTCAGGTAGTGCGCCAGGTTTCTCGCCGTCTGACCTACAAGGTGCTTCAGGATTTTCACAATAGTCATGGACTCCCCATGCCCAAAGGCCAGAAGCGGAAGTGGTTTACAGCATAA
- a CDS encoding EI24 domain-containing protein — protein sequence MTASNPLPSGLFWGSVYPFQAIALISRSPQFWGYIVIPILVNIVAGILLYTGLLIPTLQGVDALILKLPTWATWLGLILRILLAGGLFLAIGFLLTQFGVILGAPWYGKLAEKIEHHRTGQLPPAEAQGLGSIAYDLGRALLFELKKILLILGVGGLLLTLGFLPILGPLAVTLGSLGLSVTIVCLDFFDASLERRRLSFRTKLGLIRQALPASAGFGLVCLGLVSLPLLNLFTIPLCVVGGTLFFCDRIRPHLPG from the coding sequence ATGACAGCGTCTAACCCACTTCCTTCCGGGCTGTTCTGGGGATCCGTCTATCCCTTTCAGGCGATCGCCCTGATCAGCCGTTCACCCCAATTCTGGGGCTATATTGTGATTCCCATTCTGGTGAATATCGTCGCAGGGATCCTACTCTACACGGGTCTCCTGATTCCGACACTACAGGGAGTCGATGCCCTGATCTTGAAGCTGCCCACTTGGGCTACCTGGCTAGGGCTGATCTTGCGGATTTTACTGGCAGGAGGGCTGTTCCTGGCAATTGGATTTCTCCTGACCCAGTTTGGGGTGATTCTGGGTGCACCCTGGTACGGCAAACTGGCCGAAAAGATTGAACACCATCGTACTGGCCAGTTACCTCCAGCGGAAGCCCAGGGCCTGGGTTCGATCGCCTATGACCTTGGACGAGCCCTGCTGTTTGAACTCAAAAAAATCCTGCTCATCCTGGGAGTTGGGGGATTGCTGCTAACGCTTGGGTTCCTGCCCATCCTTGGCCCCCTTGCAGTGACGTTGGGTAGTCTGGGGCTGTCGGTCACGATCGTCTGCCTGGATTTTTTCGATGCCTCCCTGGAACGTCGCCGTTTGAGCTTCCGGACCAAATTGGGGTTAATTCGACAGGCCCTACCAGCCAGCGCCGGGTTTGGTCTGGTCTGTCTGGGGCTGGTCAGTTTGCCCTTGCTGAACCTGTTCACTATTCCCCTTTGCGTCGTTGGGGGGACCTTGTTTTTTTGCGATCGTATCCGCCCTCACCTTCCTGGATAA
- the hisS gene encoding histidine--tRNA ligase translates to MTTIQAVRGTRDILPDQVSYWQRVETTARDILTKAAYREIRTPVFELTSLFERGIGEATDVVGKEMYTFHDRDTPPRSLTLRPEGTAGVVRAFIENSLFAQGGVQRLWYKGPMFRYEKPQAGRQRQFHQVGLELLGSPNPRADAEVIAIATDLLQSLGLRDLQMRLNSVGDRVDRQRYRDALVAYLTPFQADLDPDSQNRLTRNPLRILDSKDARTQQIAQNAPSILDHLSPESQRHFEQVQQLLTDLDIAYQLDPCLVRGLDYYTHTAFEIQSDHLGAQATVCGGGRYDGLVSELGGPETPAVGWAIGLERLILLLQQAQPVPTSQPDFYLVCRGEKAEAQSLVLAQKLRHAGFSVDLDLSGSPFGKQFKRADRSGAVACLVLGDAEAEAKTVQVKWLQSGEQQPMSQADLLAMPEILRSEITVVRQVTAHDSV, encoded by the coding sequence ATGACAACAATTCAAGCAGTACGGGGCACCCGTGATATCCTCCCTGACCAGGTTTCCTATTGGCAGCGGGTAGAGACTACCGCCCGCGATATTTTGACCAAAGCAGCCTACCGGGAGATTCGAACCCCGGTTTTTGAACTCACTTCCCTATTTGAACGGGGGATTGGTGAGGCAACGGATGTGGTTGGCAAGGAAATGTATACCTTCCACGATCGGGATACACCCCCTCGCTCCCTCACCTTACGTCCGGAAGGAACTGCAGGCGTGGTGCGGGCTTTCATTGAAAACAGTCTGTTTGCCCAGGGTGGGGTGCAGCGACTCTGGTACAAGGGACCCATGTTCCGTTACGAAAAACCCCAGGCTGGTCGGCAACGCCAGTTTCATCAGGTGGGCCTGGAGTTGTTGGGCAGTCCCAACCCCCGTGCCGATGCGGAGGTGATTGCGATCGCAACCGATCTCCTGCAATCCCTGGGTCTGCGGGATCTGCAAATGCGGCTCAACTCTGTGGGCGATCGGGTCGATCGGCAACGCTATCGAGATGCTCTGGTTGCCTATCTGACCCCTTTTCAGGCTGATCTGGACCCAGATTCCCAGAACCGCCTCACCCGCAACCCGCTCCGAATTCTGGACAGCAAAGATGCACGCACCCAGCAGATTGCTCAAAACGCTCCCAGTATCCTGGATCATCTGTCACCGGAGTCGCAGCGTCACTTTGAGCAGGTGCAACAGCTCCTGACTGATCTGGATATTGCCTATCAGCTGGATCCCTGTCTGGTTCGGGGGTTGGATTACTACACCCACACAGCCTTTGAGATTCAGTCGGATCATCTGGGGGCGCAGGCGACGGTTTGCGGCGGAGGCCGTTACGATGGCCTGGTATCAGAACTGGGTGGCCCAGAGACGCCAGCGGTGGGCTGGGCGATCGGTCTGGAGCGGCTCATCTTGCTGTTGCAGCAGGCCCAGCCTGTGCCGACCTCCCAACCGGATTTTTACCTGGTCTGCCGGGGGGAGAAGGCAGAAGCCCAGTCTCTGGTTCTGGCCCAAAAACTTCGTCATGCCGGGTTCTCGGTAGATCTAGATCTGAGTGGCAGTCCGTTTGGGAAGCAATTCAAACGGGCCGATCGGAGTGGAGCCGTTGCCTGTCTGGTGCTGGGAGATGCAGAAGCGGAAGCCAAAACTGTACAGGTGAAATGGTTGCAGTCGGGCGAACAGCAGCCCATGTCTCAAGCTGATTTACTGGCCATGCCAGAAATCCTCCGTTCCGAGATTACTGTAGTCCGGCAGGTGACCGCCCATGACAGCGTCTAA
- a CDS encoding LuxR C-terminal-related transcriptional regulator → MSSIESQNQGGTLSDRELEVIELVAAGLTNEKIAEKLAISKRTVDNHISNILTKTATDNRVALVRWALQWGKVCLNEVNCCTLPQRGEESGA, encoded by the coding sequence ATGTCTAGTATCGAGTCTCAGAATCAGGGAGGTACTCTCTCCGATCGAGAACTAGAAGTGATTGAGCTGGTTGCAGCAGGTCTCACCAATGAAAAAATTGCTGAAAAATTAGCAATTAGTAAACGCACTGTTGATAACCATATCAGTAATATTCTGACCAAAACAGCTACTGATAATCGAGTCGCTCTAGTACGCTGGGCATTGCAGTGGGGCAAGGTTTGCCTGAATGAAGTAAACTGCTGTACCCTGCCCCAACGTGGGGAAGAATCTGGTGCTTAA
- a CDS encoding DUF4168 domain-containing protein — MMGRTLWQKVLQGLWISCLICLLAAPMAWAQVSSNDGVVPPESPPSSLRSFDSNGIAPEKISQFVRAYLQVLELIERREGDLQASETDLESLRIQQDIEAEAYGIIEQAGLTRQEYLQLLSLANTDPEFGERIATQLQEGTD, encoded by the coding sequence ATGATGGGTCGGACACTATGGCAAAAGGTTTTGCAGGGCCTCTGGATTAGTTGTCTAATCTGCTTGCTGGCGGCCCCGATGGCCTGGGCCCAGGTCAGTTCGAATGATGGTGTAGTTCCTCCAGAGTCGCCCCCTTCCAGTCTCAGGAGCTTTGACTCGAACGGCATTGCCCCAGAAAAGATCAGCCAGTTTGTCCGCGCCTATTTGCAGGTGCTGGAGCTGATTGAACGGCGAGAAGGAGACCTGCAGGCTTCCGAAACTGATCTGGAATCGCTCAGAATTCAGCAGGATATTGAAGCTGAAGCCTATGGGATCATTGAGCAGGCTGGACTGACCCGCCAGGAATATCTGCAACTTTTGAGTCTGGCGAATACAGATCCGGAGTTTGGGGAACGAATTGCCACCCAACTTCAGGAGGGCACTGATTAA
- a CDS encoding TIGR04282 family arsenosugar biosynthesis glycosyltransferase: MTHQLIIFTRYPEAGKAKTRLIPAIGPQGAADLHRQLTEQTLATARTFQQQHPLTITVAYTGGDEPLMRTWLGPDLNYQQQSQGNLGDRMADAFRVAFATGAGKVVIMGTDCPAVTVQHLTKAFQFLAEQDLVLGPAIDGGYYLIGLRTPMPELFQGISWSTEQVLAQTLTIGASLHLTMTLLPPLQDIDQPTDLALWEKNCPMIKKDWGVMNDPNDGDG; encoded by the coding sequence ATGACCCACCAATTGATCATCTTCACCCGCTATCCTGAAGCCGGTAAAGCTAAGACCCGACTGATTCCAGCGATCGGTCCTCAAGGCGCAGCAGACCTGCATCGTCAGTTGACTGAACAGACCCTGGCTACGGCTAGAACCTTTCAGCAGCAACATCCTCTGACAATAACCGTCGCCTATACTGGGGGAGATGAACCTCTCATGCGAACCTGGCTCGGCCCTGATCTGAACTATCAGCAGCAGAGCCAGGGCAATCTGGGCGATCGGATGGCTGATGCCTTTCGCGTGGCTTTCGCAACAGGAGCTGGCAAAGTCGTCATTATGGGCACGGATTGTCCAGCCGTGACGGTGCAGCACTTAACCAAAGCATTTCAATTCCTGGCGGAACAGGATCTGGTTCTGGGACCCGCGATCGATGGGGGATACTACCTGATTGGCCTCCGGACTCCCATGCCAGAACTATTTCAGGGCATCTCCTGGAGCACGGAACAGGTTTTGGCCCAAACCCTAACGATCGGGGCCTCCCTGCACCTGACCATGACCCTGTTACCTCCCCTACAGGATATTGATCAACCAACAGACCTGGCTCTCTGGGAGAAGAATTGTCCTATGATCAAGAAGGACTGGGGGGTGATGAATGATCCCAACGATGGAGACGGGTGA
- a CDS encoding 4-hydroxy-3-methylbut-2-enyl diphosphate reductase has protein sequence MDTKAFKRSLHESELYHRKGFGHDEDVAGQLKSEYQSGLVQKIRENNYTLQQGDVTIRLAEAFGFCWGVERAVAMAYETRQHFPQERIWITNEIIHNPSVNQRLRDMKVEFIDLVDGQKDFSGVTPGDVVILPAFGASVQEMQLLNELKCTIVDTTCPWVSKVWNTVEKHKKGDYTSIIHGKYNHEETIATSSFANKYLIVLNMAQAEYVCNYILQGGDREEFMAKFHKACSAGFDPDLHLDQVGIANQTTMLKSETEQIGKLFEHTMLKKYGPQNLNRHFLSFNTICDATQERQDAMFQLVEEKLDLMVVIGGFNSSNTTHLQEIAVDYHIPSYHIDSADRIGPGNRIQHKPLERDLEVVDQWLPDGKVVIGITSGASTPDKVVEEVVEKIFVLKAIPSLPL, from the coding sequence ATGGATACAAAAGCCTTTAAGCGATCGCTGCATGAATCGGAACTCTATCACCGCAAGGGCTTTGGCCACGATGAAGACGTTGCTGGTCAGCTCAAATCGGAATACCAGAGTGGTCTGGTGCAGAAGATTCGGGAAAACAATTACACCCTGCAACAGGGCGATGTGACCATCCGATTGGCAGAAGCGTTTGGATTCTGTTGGGGGGTGGAACGGGCCGTGGCGATGGCCTACGAAACCCGCCAGCACTTCCCACAGGAGCGCATCTGGATTACGAACGAAATTATCCACAATCCTTCTGTCAATCAGCGATTGCGGGACATGAAGGTGGAGTTTATTGACCTCGTGGATGGCCAGAAAGATTTTTCGGGGGTGACCCCTGGCGATGTCGTCATCCTGCCCGCCTTTGGGGCCAGCGTGCAGGAGATGCAACTGCTCAATGAACTGAAATGTACGATCGTAGATACCACCTGTCCCTGGGTCTCCAAGGTCTGGAACACGGTGGAAAAGCACAAGAAAGGGGACTATACCTCCATCATCCACGGCAAGTACAATCACGAAGAAACCATTGCCACCAGTTCCTTTGCTAATAAGTACCTGATCGTCCTCAACATGGCTCAGGCGGAGTATGTCTGTAACTACATTCTGCAGGGTGGCGATCGGGAGGAATTCATGGCGAAGTTCCACAAAGCCTGTTCTGCTGGTTTTGATCCGGATCTGCATCTGGATCAGGTGGGCATCGCCAATCAAACCACCATGCTCAAAAGCGAGACAGAGCAGATTGGCAAACTCTTCGAGCACACCATGCTGAAAAAGTATGGTCCCCAGAACCTGAATCGCCACTTCCTCAGTTTCAACACTATCTGTGATGCCACCCAGGAGCGGCAGGACGCCATGTTCCAACTGGTGGAAGAAAAGCTGGATTTAATGGTGGTGATTGGGGGATTTAACTCTTCCAACACCACCCATTTGCAAGAAATTGCTGTGGACTATCACATTCCCTCCTATCACATTGACAGTGCCGATCGGATTGGCCCTGGCAATCGCATCCAGCACAAACCGCTGGAACGGGATCTGGAAGTGGTAGACCAATGGTTACCAGATGGAAAAGTCGTAATCGGAATTACGTCAGGTGCTTCAACCCCGGATAAGGTGGTGGAAGAGGTGGTTGAGAAAATCTTTGTCCTGAAGGCGATTCCCAGCCTGCCTCTCTAG
- a CDS encoding hybrid sensor histidine kinase/response regulator yields the protein MSRKATVLVVDDEPSSFAVVKTLLTPEGYDLAYVASGEAALLWLETAQPDVILLDVMMPGIDGIETCRCIRANPDWLHIPILVITALNSKDDLARCLEAGANDFLSKPVNRLELRARVRSMLRIKQQYEALKMSLQLRQDMANMVVHDLRNSIACVIIASEFLIERQVLQDKDLDRLQRLHAAGQKLNSMVNDLLILAKMESGALLLNRTEIDLHALASLVVAEFAEITGARRVSLEVSLPEPGHWISGDANLLHRLIENLLSNAVKFSPSGGMVILQIEYPSAGDNPNTPVGQALIQVKDQGKGVREELRQQIFNKFETGDIAKGTTQIGLGLTFCKLVAEAHGGRIYVEPNAPQGSIFTVEI from the coding sequence ATGTCCCGAAAGGCTACAGTCCTCGTTGTAGATGACGAACCCAGCAGTTTTGCTGTCGTCAAAACCCTTCTAACACCGGAGGGGTATGACTTGGCCTATGTAGCCAGTGGTGAAGCAGCCCTGCTTTGGCTAGAAACGGCCCAGCCGGATGTAATTTTGCTGGATGTGATGATGCCCGGTATAGATGGTATTGAAACCTGCCGTTGCATCAGAGCCAACCCAGATTGGTTACACATTCCCATTCTGGTGATCACAGCCCTCAATTCTAAAGATGACCTGGCCCGTTGTCTGGAAGCCGGAGCCAATGACTTTCTCTCAAAACCTGTGAATCGCCTGGAACTGCGAGCCAGAGTTCGTTCCATGCTGCGGATTAAACAGCAATATGAGGCGCTGAAAATGTCTCTGCAACTCCGTCAGGATATGGCCAACATGGTGGTCCATGATCTGCGGAATTCGATCGCCTGTGTCATTATCGCCAGTGAATTTTTAATTGAACGTCAGGTCTTGCAGGATAAAGACCTGGACCGGCTCCAGCGTTTGCATGCTGCAGGCCAGAAATTGAATTCCATGGTGAACGATCTGTTGATCCTGGCCAAAATGGAGTCGGGCGCATTGCTGCTGAATCGCACCGAGATCGATCTGCATGCGTTGGCCAGCCTGGTGGTTGCAGAGTTTGCCGAGATCACGGGTGCGCGGCGCGTCAGCCTGGAAGTCTCGCTGCCAGAACCGGGACATTGGATCTCTGGAGATGCCAATCTCTTGCATCGTCTGATCGAAAATCTTCTTTCGAATGCTGTTAAGTTTTCACCCTCCGGCGGAATGGTTATCCTGCAGATCGAATACCCCTCTGCAGGGGATAACCCTAATACCCCTGTCGGTCAGGCCCTGATTCAGGTCAAGGATCAGGGCAAGGGAGTGCGAGAAGAATTGCGCCAGCAAATCTTTAATAAGTTTGAGACTGGGGATATCGCCAAAGGGACGACTCAAATTGGTTTGGGGCTGACCTTCTGCAAATTGGTCGCCGAAGCCCATGGGGGCCGAATTTATGTAGAGCCCAATGCTCCCCAGGGCTCCATCTTCACAGTTGAAATCTAG
- a CDS encoding response regulator encodes MVDPLTILLVDDSQIDRTTYRRYLESNSQYEYQLIEAETGQDALSICQIHLPDVILLDYCLPEMDGLEFLDQLGQQYPETQLPVLMLTAYGNVAIAVECIKQGAQDYLDKDGLDPNLLRDRVQRILDQARLQRNLVWQQQQQQLINSIALKIRQTLDLQTVLQTATVEIQQFLKVDRVLAYQFSPEMTGTIVAESVAAGWTVSINQQIEDTCFQTGGGVEYAQGRKRAIANIEEAGLTECHVDMLRRYEVKANLVVPILLCEGVDRSTINCIGPLWGLLIAHHCQAPRPWQDAELNLLDQLAVHLSIAIQQAELYQQTRQELAERLRAEADLRQLNQELEQRVQERTAQLARTNHDLRAEVLKGLQIQEHLTEQSQLLDLAHDTIMARTLDGRILFWNQGGEQTYGWTKAEAIGQVSHILLQTCFPQPLEELEALLLAQEYWQGELIHTAKDGTPITVDSRWVLQRDGAGNPVKILEINNDINERKRVEEQIRISAERTSLANAEMARAARLKDEFLAAMSHELRTPLNAILGMSEGLLEEIYGGLTQGQRDSLRVIEQSGEHLLALINDILDLSKVESGKMDLEIGFVQVQDLCETSLNFVRQQAHQKRIHLSYELTDNPDEIALDYRRIRQVLINLLSNAIKFTSEGGRVLLTVRLNLDQEAIEFIVADTGIGIAAADMGKLFQPFVQLDSSLSRRYTGTGLGLALVRRIVELHGGSIALTSEIGKGSCFTVILPRQVGFAVPQGVPAPPSSTPLDGQLQQALVVEDSEAAANQVSRYLAELGAIAIVHPIGEGVVDMAISTQPDVIILDILLPDRSGWDVLMELKANPATAAIPVIVISVVDERSHGLALGATDYLLKPITREHLQTALNRILRVAGKTEDKTALVVAPNRLLDLPLILLAEDNEATIVMTLDYLQANGARVAIARNGLEAVQFARQYKPVLILMDIQMPEMDGLEAIRQIRLDPELKNMPIIALTALAMPGDRDRCFSAGANEYLAKPVSLKQLLRIIKQFVKTLPIP; translated from the coding sequence ATGGTTGATCCATTGACAATCTTGCTGGTTGATGATTCCCAGATAGATCGAACCACCTATCGCCGATATCTGGAGTCAAATTCTCAGTATGAGTATCAACTCATTGAAGCTGAGACGGGTCAAGATGCTCTATCCATCTGCCAGATCCATCTGCCAGATGTGATTTTGTTGGACTATTGTCTCCCAGAAATGGATGGGTTAGAGTTTCTCGACCAATTGGGTCAGCAATATCCAGAAACGCAACTTCCCGTTTTGATGCTGACGGCTTATGGGAATGTTGCGATCGCGGTTGAGTGTATTAAACAGGGAGCTCAGGATTACCTGGACAAGGATGGGTTGGACCCGAATCTGCTGCGTGACCGAGTGCAACGGATTCTCGATCAGGCCCGACTGCAACGCAATCTAGTCTGGCAACAGCAACAGCAGCAACTAATCAATAGTATTGCACTGAAAATTCGGCAAACGCTTGATCTGCAAACAGTCTTGCAAACAGCAACAGTGGAGATTCAGCAGTTTCTGAAGGTCGATCGGGTGCTGGCTTATCAATTTTCCCCAGAGATGACGGGCACGATCGTGGCCGAGTCTGTGGCTGCAGGATGGACAGTCTCCATTAACCAGCAGATCGAAGACACCTGCTTTCAAACGGGTGGCGGAGTGGAGTATGCCCAGGGCCGCAAGCGGGCGATCGCAAATATTGAGGAGGCTGGACTGACCGAGTGCCATGTGGATATGCTGCGGCGCTACGAGGTCAAAGCTAATCTGGTGGTGCCCATTCTACTTTGCGAAGGGGTTGATCGGAGTACGATCAACTGCATAGGTCCCCTCTGGGGGCTGTTGATTGCCCACCACTGTCAGGCTCCCCGACCCTGGCAAGACGCTGAACTGAATTTATTGGATCAGTTGGCGGTGCATCTGTCGATCGCCATTCAGCAGGCTGAGCTGTACCAACAGACTCGCCAGGAACTGGCAGAACGGCTGCGGGCCGAGGCCGATCTACGACAATTGAATCAGGAGTTAGAACAGCGGGTTCAAGAGCGGACAGCCCAACTGGCCAGAACCAATCACGACCTGCGAGCAGAAGTACTCAAAGGGCTGCAGATTCAGGAACATCTGACTGAACAGTCCCAATTGCTGGATCTGGCCCACGACACGATTATGGCCCGGACTCTGGATGGCCGCATCCTCTTCTGGAACCAGGGTGGAGAGCAGACCTACGGTTGGACAAAGGCTGAGGCGATCGGGCAAGTTTCCCACATCCTACTTCAGACTTGCTTTCCTCAGCCTTTAGAGGAGTTGGAGGCGCTTTTACTAGCACAAGAATACTGGCAAGGAGAACTGATCCATACCGCTAAGGATGGCACCCCGATTACGGTGGACAGCCGCTGGGTGCTGCAACGGGATGGTGCAGGCAACCCGGTTAAAATCCTGGAAATTAATAACGATATCAACGAGCGCAAACGGGTAGAAGAGCAGATACGGATTAGCGCTGAACGAACCAGTCTGGCCAATGCCGAGATGGCCAGAGCGGCCCGGTTAAAAGATGAATTCCTGGCTGCAATGAGCCATGAATTGCGCACGCCCCTGAATGCCATCCTGGGTATGTCCGAAGGCTTATTGGAGGAGATCTATGGTGGCTTGACCCAGGGCCAGCGCGATTCTCTCCGAGTGATCGAACAGAGTGGTGAGCATCTGTTGGCCTTAATCAATGACATTCTGGATCTTTCAAAAGTTGAGTCTGGCAAAATGGACCTGGAGATTGGGTTTGTTCAGGTTCAGGATCTCTGTGAAACCAGTCTCAATTTTGTGCGTCAGCAGGCTCATCAGAAGCGCATTCATCTCAGTTATGAACTGACGGACAACCCGGATGAAATTGCTCTGGATTATCGTCGGATTCGCCAGGTGCTGATTAATCTGCTCAGTAATGCCATCAAATTCACTTCCGAAGGAGGCCGGGTGCTGTTAACCGTCCGCCTTAATCTGGACCAGGAGGCGATCGAATTTATAGTCGCCGATACAGGCATCGGGATTGCAGCGGCAGATATGGGCAAACTCTTCCAGCCTTTTGTGCAACTGGATAGTAGCCTTTCCCGTCGATACACAGGGACGGGGCTGGGGTTGGCTCTGGTCCGTCGGATTGTGGAACTTCACGGGGGTAGTATTGCTTTGACCAGCGAGATTGGCAAAGGGAGCTGCTTTACGGTGATTTTGCCCCGACAGGTAGGTTTCGCTGTGCCCCAGGGCGTCCCGGCTCCCCCCTCTAGTACTCCGCTGGATGGTCAACTGCAACAGGCTCTGGTGGTGGAAGATTCAGAAGCTGCAGCTAACCAGGTTTCCCGTTATCTGGCTGAATTGGGTGCAATCGCCATTGTTCACCCTATTGGAGAAGGGGTGGTGGATATGGCCATTAGTACTCAACCCGATGTCATTATCCTGGACATTCTGTTGCCCGATCGCTCCGGGTGGGACGTTCTAATGGAATTGAAAGCCAATCCTGCTACAGCGGCGATTCCCGTCATCGTCATTTCCGTGGTGGATGAACGGTCCCATGGGTTGGCTCTGGGAGCAACCGATTATCTGCTCAAGCCCATCACACGAGAGCACTTGCAGACCGCCCTGAATCGAATCCTACGAGTGGCAGGCAAAACAGAAGACAAAACAGCTCTGGTGGTTGCCCCTAACCGTCTGCTGGATCTGCCCTTGATATTACTGGCTGAAGATAACGAAGCCACGATCGTAATGACCCTGGATTATCTGCAAGCCAATGGAGCCCGGGTCGCGATCGCCCGTAATGGCCTGGAAGCTGTGCAGTTTGCCCGACAATACAAACCAGTTCTCATCCTGATGGATATCCAAATGCCGGAGATGGATGGGCTGGAGGCAATTCGTCAGATTCGCTTAGATCCGGAACTGAAGAACATGCCGATCATTGCTCTCACGGCTCTGGCCATGCCTGGAGATCGAGATCGTTGTTTCTCTGCTGGCGCTAATGAGTACCTGGCTAAGCCTGTGAGTTTGAAGCAACTCCTGCGGATCATCAAGCAGTTCGTGAAGACTTTGCCGATCCCCTAA